A window of the Procambarus clarkii isolate CNS0578487 chromosome 19, FALCON_Pclarkii_2.0, whole genome shotgun sequence genome harbors these coding sequences:
- the LOC138366456 gene encoding mucin-7-like, with protein sequence MNSVPRSTLCPDKLCARINSVLGSTLSPDQINSVPRSTLCPDQLCAQNNSVPRTTLCLDQFCTQMNSVPRSTQNPDQHSAQINPVPRSTQCPDQHIAQINSVSRSTQCMDHPSCQINPVPRLTQCPDKLSAQINPVPRSTQCPYQPSAHINPVPISTQCPDQPNAQINSVPRYALCPDQLCAQINSVPTSTLCPDQPKQLCAQISSVPKSTQCPDQPSAQINQVFRSTQCPDQHIAQNNSVTRSTQCPDQPSGQINPVARSTQCPDQPSVQINSINSVPRSTLCPDQLGSEINSVPRSTLCPDELCAQMNSVPRSTHCPIQPSAQINPVPKSTQCPDQHSAQNNSVPRSTQSTLSPDQLCAQINSVPRTTLCPDQFCAQISSVPNNSVPRSVLCPNQLSAQINSVPKSTQCPDQPSAQINPVRRSTQCPDQHIAQINSVSRSTQCPDQPSGQINPVPRLTQCQDKLSAQINPVPRSTQCPHILSTQINPVPRSTQCPDQPSAQINSVPR encoded by the exons atgaactctgtgcccagatcaactctgtgcccagataagCTCTGTGCTCGGATCAACTCTGTGCTcggatcaactctgagcccagatcaa atcaactctgtgcccagatcaactctgtgcccagatcaactctgtgcccagaacaactctgtgcccagaacaacTCTGTGCCTAGATCAGTTCTGTACCCAAATgaactcagtgcccagatcaactcagaacccagatcaacacagtgcccagatcaatccagtgcccagatcaacccagtgcccagatcaacacattgcccagatcaactctgtgtccAGATCAACTCAGTGCATGGATCATCCAAGttgccagatcaacccagtgcccagattgacacagtgcccagataaactcagtgcccaaatcaacccagtgcccagatcaacccagtgcccatatcaacccagtgcccatatcaacccagtgcccatatcaacccagtgcccagaccaACCCAATGCCCAGATAAACTCAGTGCCCAGATACgccctgtgcccagatcaactctgtgcccagatcaactctgtgcccacatcaactctgtgcccagatcaaccta aacaacTCTGCGCCCAGATCAGTTCTGTGCCcaaatcaactcagtgcccagatcaacccagtgcccagatcaatcaAGTgttcagatcaacccagtgcccagatcaacacaTTGCCCAGAACAACTCTGTGACCAGATCAACTCAGTGCCCGGATCAACCAAGtggccagatcaacccagtggccagatcaacacagtgcccagatcaacccagtgtccagatcaactct atcaactctgtgcccagatcaactctgtgtccAGATCAACTCGGTTCCGAGATCAACTCGGTTccgagatcaactctgtgcccagatgaactctgtgcccagatgaactctgtgcccagatcaacccactgCCCaattcaacccagtgcccagatcaacccagtgcccaaatcaacccagtgcccagatcaacacagtgcccagaataactctgtgcccagatcaactca atcaactctgagcccagatcagctctgtgcccagatcaactctgtgcccagaacaactctgtgcccagatcagttCTGTGCCCAAATCAGCTCAGTGCCcaacaactctgtgcccagatcagttctgtgcccaaatcaactcagtgcccaaatcaactcagtgcccaaatcaactcagtgcccagatcaacccagtgcccagatcaatccAGTgcgcagatcaacccagtgcccagatcaacacattgcccagatcaactctgtgtccagatcaactcagtgcccagacCAACCCAGtggccagatcaacccagtgcccagattgaCACAGTGCCAAGATAAACTCAGCGCCCAAATCAACCCAGTGCCAAGATCAACACAGTGCCCACATATACTCAgtacccagatcaacccagtgcccagatcaacccagtgcccagatcaacccagtgcccagataaaCTCAGTGCCCAGATAA
- the LOC138366455 gene encoding uncharacterized protein codes for MNPVPRSTQCPDQPRAQINQVPISTQYPDEPSAQINSVPRSTLSTLSPDQLCAQINSVPRTTLCPDQFCAQISSVPNNSVPRSVLCPNQLSAQINSVPKSTQCPDQPSAQINPVRRSTQCPDQHIAQINSVSRLTQCPDQPSGQINPVPRLTQCPDKLSAQINPVPRSTQCPHILSTQINPVPRSTQCPDQPSAQINSITPGPRSTLCSDQLCAEINSVPRTTLCPDQLTDQINSEPRSTQCSDQLCAQMNSINSEPRSTLCPDQLFAQINSLLRSTLCRDQLCAQNISVTRSTLCPDQLCDQINSVPRSTLSVLCPNQLSAQINPVPRSTQFPDQFSAQINPVPRSTQCPDQHIAQINSVSRSTQCTDHPSGQINSVHRSSQWPDQPSSQINPVPRSTQCPDKLSAQINIINSVPRSTLCPEPLCAQNNSVPRSVLYPNQLSAQINSVPRSTQCPDQSSAQINPVSRSTHCPEQLCDQINSVPGSTQWADQPSGQINPVPRSSQCPDLLCA; via the exons atgaacccagtgcccagatcaacacagtgcccagatcaaccccgtGCCCAGATCAACCAAGTGCCTATATCAACCCAGTACCCAGatgaacccagtgcccagatcaactctgtgccgagatcaactct atcaactctgagcccagatcagctctgtgcccagatcaactctgtgcccagaacaactctgtgcccagatcagttCTGTGCCCAAATCAGCTCAGTGCCcaacaactctgtgcccagatcagttctgtgcccaaatcaactcagtgcccaaatcaactcagtgcccaaatcaactcagtgcccagatcaacccagtgcccagatcaatccAGTgcgcagatcaacccagtgcccagatcaacacattgcccagatcaactctgtgtccAGATTAACTCAGTGCCCGGACCAACCCAGtggccagatcaacccagtgcccagattgaCACAGTGCCCAGATAAACTCAGCGCCCAAATCAACCCAGTGCCAAGATCAACACAGTGCCCACATATACTCAgtacccagatcaacccagtgcccagatcaacccagtgcccagatcaacccagtgcccagataaaCTCA atcacccctgggcccagatcaactctgtgctcagatcaactctgtgccgagATTAACTCTGTTCCCagaacaactctgtgcccagatcaactcactgaccagatcaactcagagcccagatcaactcagtgCTCAGATCAGCTCTGTGCCCAGatgaactct atcaactctgagcccagatcaactctgtgcccagatcaactctttgcTCAGATCAACTCTTTgctcagatcaactctgtgccgagatcaactctgtgcccagaacatCTCTGtgaccagatcaactctgtgcccagatcaactctgtgaccagatcaactctgtgcccagatcaactct atcagttctgtgcccaaatcaactcagtgcccaaatcaacccagtgcccagatcaacccagttccCAGATCAattcagtgcccagatcaacccagtgcccagatcaacccagtgcccagatcaacacattgcccagatcaactctgtgtccAGATCAACTCAGTGCACAGATCATCCCAGTGGCCAGATCAACTCAGTGCACAGATCATCCCAGTGGCCAGATCAACCCAGTtctcagatcaacccagtgcccagatcaacccagtgcccagataaactcagtgcccagataaacata atcaactctgtgcccagatcaactctgtgcccagaaccactctgtgcccagaacaactctgtgcccagatcagttCTGTACCcaaatcaactcagtgcccaaatcaactcagtgccaagatcaacccagtgcccagatcaatccagtgcccagatcaacccagtgtccAGATCAACACATTGCCCAGAACAACTCTGTGACCAGATCAACTCAGTGCCCGGATCAACACAGTGGGCAGATCAACCAAGtggccagatcaacccagtgcccagatcaagccAGTGCCCAGATCTACTCTGTGCCTAG